The following is a genomic window from Eleftheria terrae.
CCGGCCTGGGCCAATGTGGCGCAGCCGCTGATCTACCGTGGCGTGGCGCCGGCCGAGCGGCGGCGCCGGGCCGAGGCGGCGTTGCAGCGGGTGGGGCTGGGCGCGCGCCTGAACCACAAGCCCAACGAGCTGTCCGGCGGGCAGCGGCAGCGGGTGGCCATCGCCCGCGCGCTGGTGGGCCGGCCCGAGCTGCTGCTGGCCGACGAGCCCACCGGCAACCTCGACAGCCGCACGGCCGACGAGATCATGGCCCTGCTCAAGGCGCTGCATGCCGAGGGGCTGACGCTGGTCATCGTGACGCACGAGCCCGACATTGCCGCGCAATGCCGCCGCGTGGTGCGCCTGCAGGACGGCCACATCGTCGATGACCGCCACCAGCTGCCGTCGGGTGCCGCGGAGGCGGCCCGATGAGCGCCACATCCGCCGGCCTGCCGGCCACCGGCGCCGTCCCGGCCGAGGACGACGCGCCCGACCGGTTGCGCTCCACCTGGTATGCGGTGCAAGAGTGCCTGCGCTCGGCGCTGGACAGCATCCGCTCGCATCCGATGCGCAGCTTCCTCACCATGCTGGGCATCATCATCGGCGTGGCCTCGGTCATCTGCGTGGTGGGCCTGGTGCAGGGGCTGGCGCAGTCGCTCTCACGCGAATTCCAGGGCCTGGGCGGCAACACCCTGACGCTGCGCGCCGAAACCCCGCTGGAGGAGGCCCTGCGCGGCCGCGAGAACCGCCTCAAGACCACCGACCTGGAACAGCTGCGCCACCGCATCGACGGCATCCGCCACATCACCCCGGTGGTGCTGGCGGGCGGGCGCTACGGCGGCGAGGTGCGCAACGGCCCGCATGTGGCCACCGGGCAGATGTTCGGCACCACCTCGCGCTACCAGGACGTGCAGCAGACCTACCCGCGCCACGGCCGCTTCCTGACCGACAGCGACGACGCCAGCCGGCGCCGTGTCGTGGTGCTGGGCGAGCAGCTGCGCCGCGACCTGAAGCTGCCGGCCAACCCGGTGGGCCGCTTCATCCAGATCTCGGGCGAGTGGTTCCGGGTGGTGGGCAGCATGGAGCCGCGCGGCGAGATGTTCGGCATGAGCCAGGACAACTACCTGGTCATGCCCTACCGCACCGCGCTGGCGGTGACCGGCGCCGGCGTGGAGCCGGACCTGTGGATCAGCTTTGCCGTTGACGATCCGGCCGAGGTTGACAACATCAAGGCGAAGGTGCGCCTGCTGGTGCGCCGGCTGCACAAGCTGCAGCCGGGGCAGGCGGACGATTTCGTGGTGGAGTCCTCAGACGCGCTGGCCAAGTCCTTCAACGAGATCTCGACCATCGTGACCCTGGTGGTGGCCGGCATCGTCGGCGTGTCGCTGCTGGTGGGCGGCGTCGGCATCATGAACATCATGCTGGTGTCGGTCACCGAGCGCACCCGCGAGATTGGCATCGCCAAGGCACTGGGCGCGCCGTCGCACTTCATCCTGATGCAGTTCCTGATCGAGGCGGTGCTGCTGGCGCTGGCCGGCGGGTTGATCGGCATCGCGGTCGGCTTCCTGCTCAGCCTGGGCATCGCCCAGCTGATTCCCAACTTCCCCTCGCCCACCATGCCCTGGGGGGCGGTATTCGGCGCCTGCGCCTTCTCGGCGCTGGTCGGCATCACCTTCGGCATCCTGCCGGCCCGCAACGCGGCCAACCTGGTGCCGGTCGAGGCCTTGCGATACGAATGAACCGGCAGGGCCGGATGCGGCCCGCACACCCAACATCCGAGGACAGCTTGTCATGCAACGCACCACCCGCCTGCTGAAGCAACCCAACGTGCTGGCAGAGCACGACCCCGTGGTCCAGCCCATCTACCAGTCGAGCGTGTTCCGCATGCCCGACCACCGGGTGGCCGCCGCCACCGAGCATGCGGTGCATCCGCGCGCCTACTACACCCGCTGGGGCAACCCGACGGTGGCCTACCTCGAGAACCAGGTGTCCACCCTGGTCGGCACCGAAGCGAGCCTCATCTTCCCGTCCGGCATGTCGGCCATCACCACCACGCTGCTGGCCCTGCTGTCGCCCGGCGACACCGCGGCGGTCTCCTCGCGCGTGTATGGCGACACCACCCGGTTCTTCCTGGAGGAGCTGGGCCGCTGGGGGGTGAAGACCCGGTTGTTCGACCCCGCCGCACCGGACACCCTGCGGCCGCTGCTGCAGGACGGTGCGCGGCTGGTGTACTACGAGACGCTGAGCAACCCGGAGCTGCGGGTGGCCGATGTCGACGGCATCCGCCGCGCCTGCCAGGCGCACGGCGCCACCAGCGTCTGCGACAGCACCTTCTCGCCACCCGGCGTGCTGCGCGAGGGCGTGGTGCCGGCGGACCTGGTCATCCACAGCATGACCAAGTACATGAGCGGGCACTTCGCCGCCTTTGGCGGCTCGCTGAGTGGCCCGCAGGCCCTGGTCGATCGCATCTGGCACCAGCAGGCGCTGCTGGGCGGCTGCCTCGACCCGCAGGCCGCGTGGCAGATCTCACAAGGGCTGAAGACGCTGGAGCTGCGGGTGGCACGGCAGAGCGCCACGGCCCGGCTGCTGGCCGAGCAGCTGCAGGGCCATCCGGAGGTCGAGGCGGTGCTGTACCCCGGGCTCGGTGCGTCGCCGGCCGTGCCCTGGCTGGCCAGCGGCGGCGGCGTGCTGGCCATGGCGCTGAAGGCCGGCGAGGCGGCCGCCGTGCGGGTGGCCGAGCGCACCCGGGTGTTCGGCCTGTCGGTGAGCCTGGGCGGGGTCAACAGCTGCATCGAGCATGCGGAGTCGATGTCGCACTCGATGCTGCAGGCCATGGACGGGCAGGTGCTGGCCGCGGCGGGCGCCGCCCGCCCGGCGGCCGGGTTGCTGCGCCTGGCGGTGGGGGTGGAGGACCCGCAGGACCTGCTGCAGGACCTGCTGCAGGCCCTGGCCGCCTGACACGGCCCACCTGCCCGCGGCGGCCCGCTGTCGTGGGCGGCCGCGTGGCCCGGTGCATCCGGTGGGATGCACCTTCCCCTGACCCGTCTCTGCTTCCTGCATGCCGGCCCGATGCGGCCGCGCGCGGAGCTGTTGCTAGGACTCGCACGATGGCTTTCGATTTCCCCCTCACCGCGTCGCAGCGCGACATCTGGTTCGACCAGTGGGTGCACAGCGGGCTGCCGCTGTACAACATCGGCGGCCATGTGCGCATCGACGGGCCGCTGGACCGGGCCCGCTTCACCGAGGCGCTGGAGCTGCTGACCGCCAAGCACGACCACCTGCGCCTGGTGCTGGCCGAGCCGGCCGCCGCCGGCCAGGCACCGCGCCAGCGCTGCCTGCCCCGACTGGCCGCCGACCCCGGCTGGCACGACTTCAGCGGCGAGGCCGATGCCCCGGCCCGCGCGCTCGACTGGATGCAGCGGCGCTTCCGGCAGCCCTTTTCGCTACAGCCCGGGCGGCCGTTGTTCCGCCACGACCTGGTGAAGGTGGGCGAGGGCTGCCACTACTGGCTGATGCAGTACCACCACCTGATCGCCGACGGCGCCGCCATCGCCTTGCTCAACGACTCGATGGCCGGTCTCTACACCGCCTTGCTGCGCGGCGAGGATGGCCAGCGCCAGGCGCCGTCCTACCTGGCGCAGGTGCGCCAGGACGAGGCCTACCTGGCCTCGCCCGCCTTCACGCGCGACCGGCAGTACTGGCTCGACAAGTACCGCAGCCTGCCGGAGCGGCCGTTTCCAGCACGGCAGGGCGCGCGTGCCGCGGCCGGCGCTGCGCCGAGCGGCAGCCTGGGCCTGGCCCTCCCGCGCGACCGGTATGCCGGCCTGCAGGCGCTCGCCGCGGCCGAGGGCAGCAGCGTCTTCCACCTCCTGCTGGGCGCCTTGTACGTGCTGTGGTCGCGCCTGAGCGGGCAGCGCGACCTGGTGATCGGCCTGCCGGTGGCCAACCGCACCGATGCCGCGTCGCGCGCCACCGGGGGCCTCTATGTCAACGTCTGCGCCCATCGCTTCGACTTCGACGACCGGCTTGGCTTCCGTGCCCTGTTGCAGGGCGTGCGCCGCATGCTGGCGCGCGACTGGCGGCACCGGCGCTTCCCGCTCGGCGATTTGCAGCGCGAGCTGGGACGGCAGGGCGGCGCTGGCGCCAGCTTGTTCGACCTCAGCGTGTCCTACGAGCCGCATGGCCACGACGTGGCCTTCGGCCCGGCCCGCGGGCGTTCCACCGCGCTGCTCAATGGCGCCCAGCAGACGCCGCTGACCGTCTTCATCCGCGAGTTCCATGCCGAGGGCGAGGTGCGGCTCGACCTGGTCTACAACGAGGCGCATTTCGACACGGCCGCCATCGAA
Proteins encoded in this region:
- a CDS encoding ABC transporter permease encodes the protein MSATSAGLPATGAVPAEDDAPDRLRSTWYAVQECLRSALDSIRSHPMRSFLTMLGIIIGVASVICVVGLVQGLAQSLSREFQGLGGNTLTLRAETPLEEALRGRENRLKTTDLEQLRHRIDGIRHITPVVLAGGRYGGEVRNGPHVATGQMFGTTSRYQDVQQTYPRHGRFLTDSDDASRRRVVVLGEQLRRDLKLPANPVGRFIQISGEWFRVVGSMEPRGEMFGMSQDNYLVMPYRTALAVTGAGVEPDLWISFAVDDPAEVDNIKAKVRLLVRRLHKLQPGQADDFVVESSDALAKSFNEISTIVTLVVAGIVGVSLLVGGVGIMNIMLVSVTERTREIGIAKALGAPSHFILMQFLIEAVLLALAGGLIGIAVGFLLSLGIAQLIPNFPSPTMPWGAVFGACAFSALVGITFGILPARNAANLVPVEALRYE
- a CDS encoding ABC transporter ATP-binding protein, encoding MIELSNISKTYWLGNEPYAALDRLALQVGRNEMVALTGASGSGKSTLMNILGCLDTPTEGSYRLDGQEVAALDEDQLAAVRNRKIGFVFQNFHLVPRVPAWANVAQPLIYRGVAPAERRRRAEAALQRVGLGARLNHKPNELSGGQRQRVAIARALVGRPELLLADEPTGNLDSRTADEIMALLKALHAEGLTLVIVTHEPDIAAQCRRVVRLQDGHIVDDRHQLPSGAAEAAR
- a CDS encoding trans-sulfuration enzyme family protein; the encoded protein is MQRTTRLLKQPNVLAEHDPVVQPIYQSSVFRMPDHRVAAATEHAVHPRAYYTRWGNPTVAYLENQVSTLVGTEASLIFPSGMSAITTTLLALLSPGDTAAVSSRVYGDTTRFFLEELGRWGVKTRLFDPAAPDTLRPLLQDGARLVYYETLSNPELRVADVDGIRRACQAHGATSVCDSTFSPPGVLREGVVPADLVIHSMTKYMSGHFAAFGGSLSGPQALVDRIWHQQALLGGCLDPQAAWQISQGLKTLELRVARQSATARLLAEQLQGHPEVEAVLYPGLGASPAVPWLASGGGVLAMALKAGEAAAVRVAERTRVFGLSVSLGGVNSCIEHAESMSHSMLQAMDGQVLAAAGAARPAAGLLRLAVGVEDPQDLLQDLLQALAA